The Gouania willdenowi chromosome 3, fGouWil2.1, whole genome shotgun sequence genome includes the window tgccAAGAACTGCTTttaaaaccttaaaaacaaGCTTGTTACAGTAAAGAGTCTTAAAGTCCAGTATTGGAGGGAtgcagtcctgcatgtttttatGTCCCTTAGCTGCAAAATGAGGCTGGAGCAGGAAAGgattaaatacatgtaaaactGTGGCCCTCTAGGAATTTCAGACCCTTTGTTTTAAGAGGAATTGAAAAGGTTCTTCAAATGCATCCGACTCCAGTTTAAATTGAGACATTTGCTGAACAATAGAACTTTTGTAGATTGGCAGTTTCAGAATGTCAATTACTTGTGGCCCTTTGAAAGGAGCAATGTTTGAACAGTATGGTGACAGAACAGGCAACTCGAGGTGTAAAGGATAGTATTTGTACAAGTCAGTGGGTTCTAGGACCTCAAATGCATTTCCCCTGCTGTAACTTGTTGAAATTAGTTGTTAATATTCTAGAGAAGTTGGAAAATTTAAGAAActgctttacatgattttttATTGACACAGGAGAGGAAATATAATCGGGTGTGGTTCAAACAGCTCATTAAACCTTGCATTATTAGAGATTATCTCTATTTGAGCTTTTACATAGTCGTGTGGAGTAGATTATTGTCCTCTAACCCACTGGTTTTAAACTTGGTCATAGAGGGAGGCAGTCAAACAGGATTTAGATTAAATTTAGATGCCCGAGGGTGTTCATACAACTCAGGTTAATAGGAAAAGAGAGACAATGGAAGTCAATTCTAACACGAGTGTACAGTGAGACATTCAAACCCCTGTCACTTCAAAAGCTGCTCTAAAAATGTAGGAATCAAAATGGAAGCCGATTATTGGACAATCTAGAATCAGGATTTGAGGCACGGCATATTTTCCCTCTCCTGGTTTGACTGGGTGTCAGAGTTGGGCCCTCTGATTGGCCACTTGCACATAAAATATCTTTGGTAAAACTCATTCCCTGGCATTGTCCGTCAGTGCTGTCGCCAAGCAACGACACAACGTCATGCTAATGCCTTTAGCATGGTAATGCCCGCAGGAACTTGAAAtagtatacaaaataaaacttttcttttaaataggTTTATATATAAACATTGCAATAAAAATAGAACCGTATCAAAACACAATTGTGGGCTCACAATCTGTCCCTTAACCTCCAGGTTTCCGACTTCCACCTCCAGAGTCCGTACGTGGAGGCTTCATGGAGATTTGATACCCAAACTGTTGGCGGGCAGGGGGTACGAGTAGGCTTTTCCCAGCACAATGCGGTCTCTGAGAAGTTTGAAAAGGACATAGTAGTTGCAGAAAAGAATGAGACCAAGGGAGAGGGTGTGGTTCCAGCGCTCGGAGCGCAAAAGTGAATATAGCTGGTACAAAACCACACTCGACTCAATCCAAATCAGCAAGTTGAGGATCCGCAACGGTTTGTGGAAGAGAAGCTGAAAAACCAAAGGAGACGAAGATCAGGAAACGACATCACAAAAGTGGACGAAGAGTAGGAATAATGGTCTAAAGTCGAGTGAATTGGCCTCATGTACGCACATCCTCACGTCTCAGAGTGacctgtcatttatcagacaaAACGGAACCatgtctcagcaaaacctccgtcaaatgacagggcctcaggcttcaaaataaaagtcatcagactcaatGGCCTCAGGACGTTAAACACGACAacatattttgaagaaaccggaaatacacatgacgttgtttaactatgtatttattaatcaaacaatacgttgattttattttttttaataaacggAAAGAACTGCTTTTTAACATACTTCATGTGTACTTccagttccttcaaaataaaacaccatgtagtgttttactgtatgtacattgtttatgtacagtatatagatgtatgtatacatgtacaTAAAtactatgtatgtatgtacatgCATATATGTCTAtgtatatataagtatataataaattggttatactggttaaAAGAGCAGTAGGATTAAATAAGTCAGACTTATTCTCCTTTGTTTGAAAGTGTAaagttttattaaaatgttctttgtgtttttcactttttttggaaattaatttgttttgtgacattccttatattttatatgtattgtttttgtttttacatgttcagAAATAAATCCAGATCTGCTCACATGTGTAGACCTGTAGTCTTTGTACACCAGCCTGATCTGTACCATGGGAAAGGACATTTTTTCAAAGATGGGGCAATTTTCTATATGAATTTGCCTAAAACTGTCTGAAAAGCTgtaatttgtaaattaaaaataataatacgctATGATGAAACAAGCTTAGTCACAAAAAGCCTCAACACTATACATGTCTACATTCCTCATACTACGTTAACAGGGTATAGCGCTCTAAAACTGTATGATAGAGAACAGTTAGTGCTCGAGTTGAAGGGAGGACGAGGGTGGATGGTATCCCATCtgaaataaaaactgtcaaaatcAACCCCCTTTAaagaggccacaccctctttcCATCCCATGAGCCGTATTTATTAATGAATGTGCAAATATTACTATTTTAACTTTGGAAAGATTGCAATCGTTCCAACACTGAGTGAAAAACTGTGGGCGAGGAGGCACAAACCAATATGATGCAACAAAtaatttctttctttaaatGGACGTCAGTAAGCAGCGTATCAGTTGGGATAACTAACAGACATGGACAGGGGAACAGTTACATTTTAGTTCAGTCAAGACTCACAAATATCAGTCATTACTATGGATGGATGCGTTTCACATTTGAACACACATGGTTCCATACCTAGGAAACGGTATCAGCACTCAACGCCAGTACTAATCTTTGTGTTACTTATGTTTGGGTTTATGAGTTAATAATGTTAATTTGTTTCATATTAAATCCCCAACAAtcttcaatttaacatttatttctcaATATATAAACATATCCAGCTGTTTGTATTTAACATTGCATTTGTTTCACCACATAACTACAACTACGcagtgtttttttctattaaataatacacaaataaaaacccaGCTCTATGTACTATTTACAAGAGGAAGTATTACAAACTAAAAATGAAAGGGAAGCTAACTTTGCTGTGAACTAAATTTACTGTTGACCTTCACTCCTTATGTGATTCTTTTTCAAGAACGCTAGAATGTCAACTTTGTTGATTAAGATCAAACTCGCTCCACATCCTCTCCGACAGTAACCTGGAAAACTGGCCCTGAAGGCGTCTCAGAGGCTTGAACAGCTTcagctactgtatgtgtttcACCTGCTGCTTCCTCaggttaaatgtttttactccGCTGACGTTACGTCACAAATATTGCAGACAGCGTAAATGACATCAGCCATGCTTGCGGAAACTGAAACTACTGAAGTCATTACGCTCGTGTGCGTTCAATGCTGTGTTCATGTCCGGCATGGAAAATCACCAACTCATCCACTTCCTCTGAACCACAAGGATGTGTTTAGGTACAGAATCATGGTACTGTTGGATTTTTCGTGAATGGGTGCTCAGTAGTACCCCAGAATGCAGCTGGTACCTAGAAAAGAACCATATTCGGTCCCCATCTCTAGTCATTACTTTTTATAAACTTATCATGGTCAgagtttatgtttttatctctttctaatttttttttttttaacaactcgACGACTGAGTAAAGTTGGTATATTAGCCTTTAGTCCTGCTAAATATCAACCAGTCCAACACAAATAAAAGGCGATATCACCTTTACAGCACTTGATGCCTTCCAAAAATTGTCTTTTGTAAAGTCTAGTGCTGTTCACTCTCGATGATTACCAATTAGTGTGTGACAACACAAAGGACAGCAAGTGTAATATACAAACAATATGGTTCTAATAAACATAAGCTGTGTTTACGTCAGATAAGCAGTCACACTCATATTTTACAGGTAACATTGTAAACAAACCCAaagctgttgtttgtgtttaagggtgtaagaaaaaattcattcgccaaaaaaaaaaaatcacaaaatttcaCAGCgcgattattgtatcgatccaaaaaatgtccagattgatttttaaaatcaatttaattgtgctaacatgcatagcacataaacacccggtcactaggtgtcagtgaaccacatttAACCTTTTTAAACTACCTCAATACTCACTGCagtttagcttggaagttgattgcactttattttcataaaacatattgGACTTCTATATATGTACGTGGttactttcttctttttaagAATGTAATAACTTCACAGAATcaaaatctgttgtagaagcaaaagttacacttttttaaaaaatgtatttcgacagtttgataaacagcacttatttgttttaaatggtacttgaattactgttagttaccatttactcacaagtttaaaaaataaataaataaattgtatttcatactattttgtacttgtaaaggtaatATTTGTAACtattgatattgcaatatatatcatattgtttagtatcagaaTATATCATATAATGACATGCAAGTCATGACtcatattgtcagattcatggcaacgCACACTCCTATTTGTATTACACTGTCGGTATGTCACCCACTCTTTAAACATGTTACATATCATAAGAGAAGTACTCACATAAAACCTTGCATGGGAAACATCTGAAGGTAAAGCGACGTTATAAGAGCCCACTGCCTTATAGAGACATCGACTGTGTCGTACCAGCACCCCCTGAGGCCAAATGGTACTTTCTGACCACCTGTGAAACATCGGAGTTACACACGTTAGTTTctacgagtgtgtgtgtgtggacgaATGTGCATCAGTGTGGAGAACTCACACATGCTGAGGTGCGTTACTGTAAGAGCCGTGCTCCAGCTTCTGCCAGCGGCCGAGATGAGCCGCTGAGCGATGGAGCAGATCGCAGTAGCTGGGAGGCAGAAGCTGACTCATCAGCATCACAAACGCATTGATCCACACCATGATCAGGTGCTCACATGACCAACGCATGTCGTAGTACTGGGTGCTCTAGAGAGGTAAAGTGGGAAGCCATGAATCGTGACAAACTAGAACTGAAATCTTAACAAAAAGAGGTTAAATTCAGGGAATATACAAACCTTAACAAAACACAGAGGCAAGAAGGCCACGTAATAAGCACTGAAAAGGGAGTTGAAAAGCACTTCCTTGATTCGCCGGTTAAAGTCACTCTTCAGCTCTTCCACCTCGGCTCGAATCacctctggtgtgtgtgtgtgtgtgtgtggcgggcAGGTGTGGGTGGGCATGTGGGGAGGGCTGGAAAACTGCTCTTTGAGGTTCTCTCGCAGCAGATACAGAAAGTCTCGTGGTCGGAAGAAGGGGTTCTCTGCGAGGTCCGTCTGCTGGTGGTCGGAGGGATAATCACAGTCAGCTGGAGCTGATTGGCTCTTTCCTCCGTCCTGGTGGAAGCAGCAGAGCGGGACGTACACACCAAACCTGGCATGATTATAGgaagaaagaataaatcaatCCTCTGCAGACTTTAGCACGTTTGAACATGTGGGACACATTAGGAAAGGGTGGGTGTGCGACTTCTTAACTCTGACATCAGAATGCAGGGAAACAAAAGCAGCCAAATGCTTACAAATAATCTGTTTTGTGGAACGGTTGgaatattcatttcattttttggatATGGTTTAggaactaaatctaaatgtcatcaAAGTAAATCTATCTGTCATTGACAATGTCTGAAACTGAAAGGTTCAAAATCCAGCTGCAAACTTATGAATTGACACTCAACATAAAGAGACGAGTGTTTTCCAGATTTTAATGCAAACAGTTGCATGAATTCTTCGCTGTTCATTGAATAAAGGCCTGTTTAAAATTTGTGATTGTAGCAGCTTTAACTACTTTTGTGCAGGAGTAAAGAACAAAGTTTACAGCTGTGACAGTCTCagtagcagggttggggtcaatgataattataattaaaattggaaaaacatgttgcagttgtaatcgtaattgaaatgtaaatatgttcaAATAATTGTAATGGGCACGAACAGTCGataaaagctgtcatttatAACTGAatgaaatgcaaaactggggaaccatgtgaCAGTTCTAAGgattacacatatgtagttaacaacttttaaaatatgttccatatcatgtttacctgtcagttctattgaggatcatttaaaaataatctgaaatCTAGGAgtacacagacagaaaaaaggctaagacgcacacaccaaaaataataataccaatattttcatttattagaaaacctaacaaggtatccaagaaatgaaaaactaattagatgatagattatatatttttagtgtattttacagtcgATTTAAGACATGGGCCAAAACTAACCCGTAATcgaaagagatgctaacagaaagctaacacaagaggaaggttacgttttacacggttatttattaaaggctcaataattgtaattcattgtaaatgactttcagtaaataaataacaatagtaatTG containing:
- the tmem39a gene encoding transmembrane protein 39A, with the protein product MPGGRRGPSRQQLSRSALPSLQTLVGGNLGNGTGLRNRSSNSVGLSAPPISALITPEPVRHSRIPELPLDSSLLFEFLLFLYLLVALFVQYINIYRTVWWYPYSHPAASTSLNFHLMDYHVAIFITVMLARRLVWTIVSEVSQSSGRSSFRYVALIAARLSLLTLCGWVICWTLVNLCKNHSVLNLLFLGYPFGVYVPLCCFHQDGGKSQSAPADCDYPSDHQQTDLAENPFFRPRDFLYLLRENLKEQFSSPPHMPTHTCPPHTHTHTPEVIRAEVEELKSDFNRRIKEVLFNSLFSAYYVAFLPLCFVKSTQYYDMRWSCEHLIMVWINAFVMLMSQLLPPSYCDLLHRSAAHLGRWQKLEHGSYSNAPQHVWSESTIWPQGVLVRHSRCLYKAVGSYNVALPSDVSHARFYLLFHKPLRILNLLIWIESSVVLYQLYSLLRSERWNHTLSLGLILFCNYYVLFKLLRDRIVLGKAYSYPLPANSLGIKSP